In Procambarus clarkii isolate CNS0578487 chromosome 6, FALCON_Pclarkii_2.0, whole genome shotgun sequence, one DNA window encodes the following:
- the LOC138356102 gene encoding gastrula zinc finger protein XlCGF8.2DB-like, producing the protein MEKTFPQTAPIIKKMKTHQCPECGKVFTRLDNMKTHMLVHSECGKRFSQLGSMKTHMMMHSDERPFECDECGKRFRDRASIISHMLVHTEERPFECDKCGRLYKSRKGIKAHIFRSTFFSATEEMWQYFTATVLALVVPSLPPQLKA; encoded by the exons ATGGAGaaaaccttcccacaaactgcacctatcataaagaagatgaagactcaccagtgtccagagtgtgggaaggtatttacTCGTCTTgataatatgaagactcacatgttagtgcattcgg aatgtgggaagaggttcagtcagcttggaagtatgaagactcacatgatgaTGCACAGTGATGAAAGACCTTTTGAGTGTGATGAGTGTGGCAAAAGGTTTCGAGATCGTGCATCTATAATaagtcacatgttagtacatacaGAAGAAAGGCCTTTTGAGTGTGATAAATGTGGCAGATTATATAAGTCACGTAAAGGTATAAAagcacacat CTTCCGTTCCACTTTCTTCTCTGCCACAGAAGAAATGTGGCAATATTTCACAGCCACAGTGCTGGCATTGGtagtgccatcactgccaccacagtTGAAGGCTTGA